The Polyodon spathula isolate WHYD16114869_AA chromosome 23, ASM1765450v1, whole genome shotgun sequence genome has a window encoding:
- the LOC121297675 gene encoding hepatocyte nuclear factor 4-alpha-like isoform X2 has protein sequence MVNVNRQTNTNMDLPYDSSPAESVNMNASSHLSAGALCAICGDRATGKHYGASSCDGCKGFFRRSVRKNHMYSCRFNRQCIVDKDKRNQCRYCRLKKCFRAGMKKEAVQNERDRISTRRSSYEDSSLPSITALIQAEVLSRQISSPMPILNGDIRTKKIASIIDVCESMKQQLLVLVEWAKYIPAFCELALDDQVALLRAHAGEHLLLGAAKRSMMFKDIILLGNDHIIPRNCPELEVNRVAVRILDELVLPFQELQMDDNEYACLKAIVFFDPDSKGLSDLSKIKRMRYQVQVSLEDYINDRQYDSRGRFGELLLLLPTLQSITWQMIEQIQFVKLFGMAKIDNLLQEMLLGGSANEAPHAPHTLHPHLVQEHLSNIVLVSNNMPNQIHNGQISTPETPLPSPPAGSSSEQYKMAQGVITTVAKQPISIQQHPATKQEAM, from the exons ATGGTCAATGTTAACAGGCAGACCAACACGAATATGGACCTTCCATACG ATTCCTCACCTGCAGAAAGTGTGAACATGAATGCCTCCAGTCACCTGAGTGCAGGCGCTCTGTGTGCGATATGCGGGGACAGAGCCACGGGGAAGCACTATGGAGCCTCTAGCTGTGACGGCTGCAAGGGCTTCTTCCGGAGGAGCGTCCGGAAAAACCACATGTACTCCTGCAG GTTTAACAGGCAGTGTATTGTGGATAAAGATAAGAGAAACCAGTGCCGCTACTGTAGGCTGAAGAAATGTTTTCGGGCAGGCATGAAAAAAGAAG CTGTTCAGAATGAAAGAGACAGAATCAGCACCAGAAGGTCGAGCTACGAGGATAGCAGCCTGCCGTCCATTACAGCCCTGATCCAGGCGGAGGTGTTGTCAAGACAG ATTTCCTCTCCAATGCCAATACTAAACGGAGATATCCGAACAAAGAAAATTGCCAGTATCATCGACGTGTGTGAATCCATGAAACAGCAGCTCCTGGTCTTGGTAGAATGGGCCAAATACATTCCAGCATTCTGTGAACTAGCACTAGATGACCAG GTGGCTTTACTACGGGCACATGCTGGGGAGCACCTACTACTTGGAGCAGCAAAGAGGTCTATGATGTTCAAAGACATTATACTATTAG gaAATGACCACATTATTCCTCGGAACTGCCCGGAGTTAGAAGTGAACCGAGTTGCCGTGCGAATCCTGGATGAACTGGTGCTGCCATTTCAGGAGCTGCAGATGGACGATAATGAATACGCCTGCTtgaaagcaattgttttcttcGATCCAG ATTCCAAGGGCCTGAGTGACCTCAGTAAAATCAAGAGGATGCGCTACCAGGTGCAGGTGAGCCTGGAGGACTACATCAACGACAGACAGTATGACTCGAGGGGTCGCTTTGGAGAGCTGCTCCTCCTCTTACCCACCCTGCAGAGCATCACCTGGCAGATGATTGAGCAGATCCAGTTTGTCAAGCTCTTCGGGATGGCCAAGATAGATAACCTGCTGCAAGAGATGCTTCTAGGGG GTTCTGCAAACGAAGCTCCCCACGCGCCCCACACTCTCCACCCTCACTTGGTCCAGGAACATCTCAGCAATATTGTCCTAGTGTCCAACAACATGCCTAATCAGATTCACAATGGACAGATCT CTACTCCCGAAACTCCACTACCTTCCCCTCCTGCAGGCTCCAGCTCAGAGCAGTACAAAATGGCACAGGGGGTGATCACTACTGTAGCCAAGCAGCCAATATCTATCCAACAACACCCCGCAACCAAGCAAGAAGCGATGTAA
- the LOC121297675 gene encoding hepatocyte nuclear factor 4-alpha-like isoform X1, with the protein MRLSKALIDMDMADYSEALDPAYTTLEFENMQVLAMGNDSSPAESVNMNASSHLSAGALCAICGDRATGKHYGASSCDGCKGFFRRSVRKNHMYSCRFNRQCIVDKDKRNQCRYCRLKKCFRAGMKKEAVQNERDRISTRRSSYEDSSLPSITALIQAEVLSRQISSPMPILNGDIRTKKIASIIDVCESMKQQLLVLVEWAKYIPAFCELALDDQVALLRAHAGEHLLLGAAKRSMMFKDIILLGNDHIIPRNCPELEVNRVAVRILDELVLPFQELQMDDNEYACLKAIVFFDPDSKGLSDLSKIKRMRYQVQVSLEDYINDRQYDSRGRFGELLLLLPTLQSITWQMIEQIQFVKLFGMAKIDNLLQEMLLGGSANEAPHAPHTLHPHLVQEHLSNIVLVSNNMPNQIHNGQISTPETPLPSPPAGSSSEQYKMAQGVITTVAKQPISIQQHPATKQEAM; encoded by the exons ATGCGACTTTCGAAAGCATTGATAGACATGGACATGGCAGACTACAGCGAGGCTCTGGACCCAGCCTACACTACACTGGAGTTCGAAAACATGCAAGTCCTGGCGATGGGCAATG ATTCCTCACCTGCAGAAAGTGTGAACATGAATGCCTCCAGTCACCTGAGTGCAGGCGCTCTGTGTGCGATATGCGGGGACAGAGCCACGGGGAAGCACTATGGAGCCTCTAGCTGTGACGGCTGCAAGGGCTTCTTCCGGAGGAGCGTCCGGAAAAACCACATGTACTCCTGCAG GTTTAACAGGCAGTGTATTGTGGATAAAGATAAGAGAAACCAGTGCCGCTACTGTAGGCTGAAGAAATGTTTTCGGGCAGGCATGAAAAAAGAAG CTGTTCAGAATGAAAGAGACAGAATCAGCACCAGAAGGTCGAGCTACGAGGATAGCAGCCTGCCGTCCATTACAGCCCTGATCCAGGCGGAGGTGTTGTCAAGACAG ATTTCCTCTCCAATGCCAATACTAAACGGAGATATCCGAACAAAGAAAATTGCCAGTATCATCGACGTGTGTGAATCCATGAAACAGCAGCTCCTGGTCTTGGTAGAATGGGCCAAATACATTCCAGCATTCTGTGAACTAGCACTAGATGACCAG GTGGCTTTACTACGGGCACATGCTGGGGAGCACCTACTACTTGGAGCAGCAAAGAGGTCTATGATGTTCAAAGACATTATACTATTAG gaAATGACCACATTATTCCTCGGAACTGCCCGGAGTTAGAAGTGAACCGAGTTGCCGTGCGAATCCTGGATGAACTGGTGCTGCCATTTCAGGAGCTGCAGATGGACGATAATGAATACGCCTGCTtgaaagcaattgttttcttcGATCCAG ATTCCAAGGGCCTGAGTGACCTCAGTAAAATCAAGAGGATGCGCTACCAGGTGCAGGTGAGCCTGGAGGACTACATCAACGACAGACAGTATGACTCGAGGGGTCGCTTTGGAGAGCTGCTCCTCCTCTTACCCACCCTGCAGAGCATCACCTGGCAGATGATTGAGCAGATCCAGTTTGTCAAGCTCTTCGGGATGGCCAAGATAGATAACCTGCTGCAAGAGATGCTTCTAGGGG GTTCTGCAAACGAAGCTCCCCACGCGCCCCACACTCTCCACCCTCACTTGGTCCAGGAACATCTCAGCAATATTGTCCTAGTGTCCAACAACATGCCTAATCAGATTCACAATGGACAGATCT CTACTCCCGAAACTCCACTACCTTCCCCTCCTGCAGGCTCCAGCTCAGAGCAGTACAAAATGGCACAGGGGGTGATCACTACTGTAGCCAAGCAGCCAATATCTATCCAACAACACCCCGCAACCAAGCAAGAAGCGATGTAA